A single Desulfobacterales bacterium DNA region contains:
- a CDS encoding ferritin family protein, with the protein MKQKRRIIQAFLAYLVLHISATCLAADPSQFPDTISALKYLYTDEITACQIFSAYADQADAEDIKSVKLLFDALKASESVHVRNFERILKKFGVETTRLTPGNIPVFNTTLKNLNHALEVELSEIDIRYPAYIKRVEAEGHEDAILQITYAWEAEKQHRKLIQKMRGATRFFFWKLVLKLKKNRNYFVCQICGSTLLKLPEHQCPICGSAVENYQKIE; encoded by the coding sequence ATGAAACAGAAACGGCGAATTATACAAGCATTTCTGGCATATCTCGTATTGCATATCTCGGCAACGTGTCTTGCCGCCGATCCCTCTCAATTTCCGGATACGATTTCCGCCCTGAAATATCTTTATACCGATGAAATCACAGCCTGCCAAATTTTCAGCGCATATGCCGACCAGGCCGACGCAGAGGATATTAAAAGTGTTAAATTGCTTTTTGACGCATTGAAAGCATCCGAATCCGTGCATGTCCGAAATTTTGAAAGGATCCTGAAAAAATTCGGGGTCGAAACAACCCGCTTAACGCCTGGAAATATACCGGTCTTCAACACCACCCTCAAAAACCTGAACCATGCCCTGGAGGTGGAACTGTCGGAAATCGATATACGATATCCGGCATATATCAAACGTGTGGAGGCCGAAGGGCATGAAGATGCTATTTTGCAAATTACCTATGCATGGGAAGCGGAAAAACAACACCGGAAACTGATTCAGAAAATGAGAGGGGCCACCCGGTTTTTTTTCTGGAAACTGGTGCTGAAACTTAAAAAAAACCGCAATTATTTTGTCTGTCAAATCTGCGGCTCAACGCTGCTCAAACTGCCGGAGCATCAATGCCCGATTTGCGGCTCTGCTGTAGAAAATTACCAGAAAATAGAGTGA
- a CDS encoding YciC family protein, with amino-acid sequence MLQVLKDSYIFFRINFLNIFKILLPILIFNFAFILILEFISVPDRLSNLIDFMEYFISLIFHSVYSAGLIFFFDGILKGEFVSVKESLLKGLKMAPLVLLTDCIVLLITGVGFLLLIIPGIILSAKLSLTTYCLLLSKDMPLEAIKNSYELTKGYTKSILGCLTIVGLPYIIIFTIIPSLFKNGFDSIFSSFVIGIISNLFSAFLIIILFRFYCLINEKKAIA; translated from the coding sequence ATGCTACAAGTCCTAAAAGACTCATACATTTTTTTTAGAATTAATTTTTTAAATATATTCAAAATATTACTGCCAATTTTAATTTTCAATTTTGCCTTTATTTTAATATTAGAATTTATTTCAGTTCCTGACAGGCTTTCTAATTTAATTGATTTCATGGAATATTTTATAAGCCTGATATTTCATTCGGTCTATTCTGCAGGGCTCATATTTTTCTTTGATGGCATTTTAAAAGGGGAGTTTGTTTCTGTAAAAGAAAGCCTTTTAAAAGGTTTAAAAATGGCACCTTTAGTATTGTTAACAGATTGTATAGTCCTTTTAATTACCGGCGTCGGCTTTTTGCTGCTTATCATTCCCGGAATTATATTGTCTGCCAAACTTTCATTGACTACCTATTGTTTGCTTTTGTCAAAAGACATGCCTCTTGAAGCAATTAAGAATAGTTACGAACTGACAAAAGGATATACCAAATCAATTCTGGGCTGTTTAACAATAGTTGGATTACCTTACATTATTATATTCACAATAATACCTTCATTATTTAAAAACGGATTCGATTCAATTTTTTCCTCGTTTGTAATTGGAATAATCAGCAATCTCTTTTCAGCGTTTTTGATAATAATTTTGTTTCGGTTTTATTGCCTTATAAATGAAAAAAAGGCCATAGCATAA
- a CDS encoding HigA family addiction module antitoxin: MSIQNTTKRKIPPTHPGEMIREDFMPDYELTATSLANALGVSRQTINELLRERRSITPTMALRLSRLFGNSPEFWLNAQYARDLWEAEKRFQKELKKIHPLNAA, from the coding sequence ATGTCGATACAAAATACAACAAAACGAAAAATCCCTCCGACACATCCCGGGGAAATGATCAGGGAGGATTTCATGCCAGATTATGAATTGACCGCAACGTCATTAGCCAATGCGTTAGGAGTTTCCCGTCAAACAATCAATGAGCTATTAAGAGAAAGACGGTCCATCACGCCTACTATGGCATTGCGATTATCTCGCCTGTTCGGCAACTCTCCTGAATTTTGGCTCAATGCACAATATGCGCGAGACCTTTGGGAGGCCGAAAAACGATTTCAAAAAGAGCTAAAAAAGATCCATCCACTTAATGCAGCTTAA
- a CDS encoding type II toxin-antitoxin system RelE/ParE family toxin, with the protein MIKTFADKETQQIFVNGKSERLPPDLIRRAIRRLEYIHWAININDLRVPPSNRLHTLKGNREGQYSISINDQWRICFKFINGDAFDLEITDYH; encoded by the coding sequence ATGATAAAAACATTTGCCGATAAAGAAACCCAACAGATATTTGTTAACGGCAAATCAGAACGTCTACCTCCAGATTTAATCCGAAGAGCAATTCGTCGCTTGGAATACATCCATTGGGCAATTAACATAAATGACCTAAGGGTGCCTCCAAGCAATAGATTACATACTCTTAAAGGTAACAGAGAGGGGCAATATTCAATATCCATCAACGACCAATGGCGAATTTGTTTCAAGTTCATTAATGGAGATGCTTTTGACCTCGAAATAACAGATTATCATTAA